The Edaphobacter sp. 12200R-103 genome contains a region encoding:
- a CDS encoding TonB-dependent receptor has product MSDLSACKRLFSMVAATVFLVSATIPGRGQTSGVGNISGTVTDNSGAIVAGATVTVINTDKGVTRTLTTDAAGNYQATFLQPGHYEVILGGESFGKVDRTNLLLTVGQTLTVDAALPPASASTQVVVTSDTPILDTEKTETSQTIGQQLISNLPVNTRNWSAFVLNTPNVAPDGGSGLVSFRGISGLYNQNYVDGANNNQMLFSEARGRASGAPYVYSLDSIKEFQAETSNYSVEFGQAAGGQVNAITKSGTNVIHGDLFYYLRYPSLNALDPQTKWSALHNTSNAQAAAFLLTQPVHQQQQFGGSVGGPIIKDRLFYFFTYDGFRRVGKALYYNNNVVTLTPTPDSSGTVISPAQCPTTITSAQCNAAVQFILDNGFGAPSRNSRQNIFFPRIDWHINSKNDMFVNFNWANFDSTYGYNGSNTFSGSSPSTNGPTSYHERFLVAGLTSQISDRSINQVHFQYGRDLETAGANAAGPSVGIGTFTYGMPNALPRTAEPDEHRTQITDVFSTTRGHHSFKFGGDVNIVHEVMINLFQGGGIYNYSGTNNQINFQNWAADSFRGQPGDTDPLAGYHFTSFVQTVDQLNPAAKAGLDDFWMKMLDAFAEDSWKIHPNLTLTLGIRWDLQITPPPVQNNTNFPPISTLYSSTIKNTDRFQPRVALAWTPFDGTVVRAGYGLFSGLNQGSTYYAMRVENGVVQVNYNFTGCGSTCTPSSAAKVGLQFPNVPFLPPGPSLSSAIIPSGAAQPQVSGSGTLGSQSFHGLDPNFVPPYAHEAELGVEQLLPGKMTLSVGYVGTRGMRLPIFVDANLRGQTPTGARTYNVVDSNGNLQQQLTVPVYRVQDRIVPTLQSYNTGFSVANTWYNSLAVSVRRPFSNGLELLANYTWAHSTDTGQVQGSSGTFYGGDTPLDPNRSNLDNGNSDTDIRNRFVMSFVYQPKIMQENVWVKHILDDFLFSGSFTASGGQPIFMGMSGTVFNGGSGSYGSGGNIYGGAISSSSGFATTGRPPQIARNSIYAPGYNNLDFRISRDVPIHDNIKLQFVGEAFNLLNHRIITGVNGTHSQYAAAASSGACNVATQVPGTAEAPLQGCIAPYSGKGSSAFGAVSSTSNSLYGPRQLQVAAKFFF; this is encoded by the coding sequence ACGGTTTTTCTTGTCTCTGCGACCATTCCCGGCCGGGGCCAGACCTCCGGCGTAGGCAATATCAGCGGCACGGTGACCGACAACAGCGGAGCCATCGTGGCGGGCGCCACGGTAACGGTCATCAATACCGATAAGGGAGTGACCCGTACCCTCACCACGGATGCAGCCGGTAACTATCAGGCGACATTTCTTCAGCCGGGTCACTATGAAGTGATTCTGGGCGGCGAGAGCTTCGGCAAGGTTGATCGCACGAATCTCCTCCTGACAGTGGGCCAGACCCTGACGGTCGACGCTGCGCTTCCTCCGGCCTCCGCCTCCACGCAGGTCGTCGTTACCAGCGATACCCCCATCCTCGACACGGAAAAGACCGAGACTTCACAGACCATCGGCCAGCAGCTCATCAGCAATCTTCCGGTCAATACGCGTAACTGGAGCGCCTTCGTTCTGAATACGCCGAACGTCGCTCCCGATGGCGGCAGTGGTCTTGTAAGCTTCCGCGGTATTTCTGGCCTTTATAACCAGAACTACGTAGACGGCGCCAATAACAACCAGATGCTCTTCTCTGAGGCCCGCGGCCGCGCATCGGGCGCTCCCTACGTTTACTCGCTCGATTCCATCAAAGAGTTCCAGGCAGAGACCTCGAACTATTCGGTTGAGTTCGGTCAGGCTGCCGGCGGACAGGTGAACGCGATTACCAAGTCCGGCACGAACGTCATTCATGGCGACCTGTTTTACTACCTGCGTTATCCGAGTCTGAATGCGCTGGATCCGCAGACAAAGTGGAGCGCGCTACACAATACCAGCAATGCACAGGCAGCCGCCTTCCTGCTAACCCAGCCGGTCCATCAGCAGCAGCAGTTCGGCGGCTCAGTCGGAGGTCCAATCATCAAGGATCGCCTCTTCTATTTCTTCACCTATGACGGCTTCCGTCGCGTGGGCAAGGCGCTCTATTACAACAACAATGTTGTGACGCTGACACCGACTCCGGACAGCAGCGGAACGGTGATCTCGCCGGCGCAGTGTCCTACGACGATTACCTCGGCGCAGTGCAATGCTGCGGTTCAATTCATCCTGGACAACGGCTTTGGCGCGCCTTCCCGCAACTCGAGGCAGAACATCTTCTTCCCGCGCATCGACTGGCACATCAACTCGAAGAACGATATGTTCGTCAACTTCAACTGGGCGAACTTCGATTCCACCTACGGCTACAACGGATCGAACACCTTCAGCGGAAGCTCGCCCTCGACCAACGGTCCTACGAGCTACCACGAGCGCTTCCTGGTTGCGGGTTTGACCAGCCAGATCTCCGATCGCTCCATCAACCAGGTTCACTTCCAGTACGGCCGGGATCTTGAGACGGCGGGGGCCAATGCTGCCGGTCCGAGCGTAGGTATTGGAACCTTTACCTATGGCATGCCCAACGCGTTGCCTCGTACCGCCGAGCCGGATGAACACCGTACACAGATTACCGATGTTTTTTCGACCACACGCGGCCATCACAGCTTCAAGTTCGGCGGGGATGTGAACATCGTTCACGAGGTGATGATCAATCTCTTCCAGGGCGGCGGTATCTATAACTACTCCGGAACGAATAACCAGATCAACTTCCAGAACTGGGCTGCCGACAGCTTCCGTGGACAGCCTGGAGACACCGATCCGCTGGCGGGATATCACTTCACCAGCTTCGTTCAGACGGTCGATCAATTGAATCCTGCGGCCAAGGCGGGTCTCGACGACTTCTGGATGAAGATGCTGGATGCCTTCGCGGAAGATTCGTGGAAGATCCATCCGAACCTTACCCTCACGCTGGGAATCCGCTGGGATCTTCAGATCACTCCTCCTCCCGTCCAGAACAACACCAATTTTCCTCCCATTTCGACGCTTTATAGCAGCACGATCAAGAACACAGATCGCTTTCAGCCTCGGGTGGCTCTTGCCTGGACGCCGTTTGACGGCACGGTGGTTCGCGCCGGTTACGGTCTCTTCTCCGGCTTGAACCAAGGCTCGACCTATTACGCGATGCGTGTAGAGAACGGCGTGGTTCAGGTGAACTACAACTTTACCGGCTGCGGCTCGACCTGCACACCGAGCAGCGCCGCGAAGGTGGGCCTGCAGTTCCCGAACGTTCCCTTCCTTCCTCCGGGACCTTCGCTCTCATCCGCGATCATTCCCAGTGGAGCAGCCCAGCCCCAGGTTTCGGGTTCCGGAACTCTCGGTTCGCAGAGCTTCCACGGCCTCGATCCTAACTTCGTTCCTCCGTATGCGCACGAGGCTGAGCTTGGTGTCGAGCAACTGCTGCCGGGCAAGATGACTCTTTCGGTCGGCTATGTCGGCACTCGCGGCATGCGTCTTCCCATCTTTGTCGACGCCAATTTGCGTGGTCAGACCCCGACGGGCGCCCGTACTTACAACGTGGTCGATTCCAATGGAAATCTTCAGCAGCAGCTTACGGTTCCGGTCTACAGAGTGCAGGATCGTATCGTCCCGACCCTGCAGTCGTACAACACCGGCTTCTCTGTTGCGAACACGTGGTACAACTCGCTGGCTGTCAGCGTTCGCAGGCCTTTCAGCAATGGCCTGGAGCTGTTGGCGAACTACACCTGGGCTCACTCGACCGATACCGGTCAGGTGCAGGGTTCCAGTGGAACCTTTTACGGCGGCGACACCCCGCTTGATCCCAACCGTTCCAATCTTGATAACGGCAACTCCGATACCGACATTCGCAACCGCTTTGTGATGAGCTTCGTCTACCAGCCGAAGATCATGCAGGAGAACGTCTGGGTGAAGCACATCCTCGATGACTTCCTCTTCTCGGGCAGCTTTACGGCCTCGGGTGGACAGCCGATCTTCATGGGCATGAGCGGCACGGTCTTCAATGGCGGTAGTGGAAGCTACGGCTCCGGCGGCAATATCTACGGTGGCGCCATCAGCTCCAGCTCGGGCTTTGCGACTACAGGCCGTCCTCCACAGATTGCCCGCAACAGCATTTACGCACCGGGCTATAACAACCTGGACTTTCGCATCTCTCGGGATGTTCCGATCCATGACAACATCAAGCTGCAGTTTGTGGGCGAGGCCTTCAACCTGCTCAACCACCGTATCATCACCGGTGTGAATGGCACCCATTCGCAGTATGCAGCTGCAGCCTCCTCTGGAGCCTGCAATGTTGCTACTCAGGTTCCGGGTACGGCAGAAGCTCCCTTGCAGGGATGCATCGCTCCCTACTCCGGAAAGGGTTCCAGCGCCTTCGGTGCTGTCAGCTCGACCAGCAACTCGCTTTACGGTCCACGCCAGCTTCAGGTGGCCGCGAAGTTCTTCTTCTAA
- the gcvPB gene encoding aminomethyl-transferring glycine dehydrogenase subunit GcvPB, giving the protein MSDSKFVGTPKKVTTHVNQNEDLMFEKSSPGKKAYRLAELDVPAVDAAALLGDAVRKDLGVMPELSEIEIVRHFTRLSTWNYAIDLGMYPLGSCTMKYNPRVNELVSRLEGIAEAHPYQPESLSQGVLGIMKLLSDCLIEITGMDTITLQPAAGAHGEFTGILLARAYHEAKGNPRKKVLIPDSAHGTNPATAAVCGYQVANLKSNAQGMVDLAELERLVDEDTAALMLTNPSTIGVFESEIHKIADILHAKGALLYMDGANMNALVGKTRPGDFGVDVMHLNLHKTFSTPHGGGGPGSGPVACKKILEPFLPTPVVATKPDGTLALDYDRPQSIGRVRAFYGNFGMFVRALAYILANGPDGLRQTTEDAVLNANYIRAKLGDTFELPYKAPSLHEVVFSDRRQARNGVKTGDMGKRLIDYGFHAYTVSFPLVVPGAMMIEPTESESREELDLLIDALKQIAREAEENPEIVTTSPHTTRLRRLDETTAARKPVLRWKPNPNGPADSSALMPDSAAKEW; this is encoded by the coding sequence ATGAGTGATTCGAAATTTGTCGGAACGCCGAAGAAGGTGACGACGCACGTCAACCAGAACGAAGACCTGATGTTTGAAAAGTCTTCGCCGGGCAAGAAGGCCTATCGGCTGGCTGAACTGGACGTTCCTGCTGTCGATGCCGCTGCTCTGCTGGGCGATGCGGTGCGCAAGGATCTTGGCGTGATGCCGGAGCTGAGCGAGATCGAGATTGTTAGGCACTTCACGCGGCTTTCGACATGGAACTACGCGATCGATCTCGGCATGTATCCGCTGGGCAGTTGCACGATGAAGTACAACCCCCGGGTAAACGAGCTGGTGTCGCGGCTGGAGGGGATCGCCGAGGCGCATCCTTATCAGCCGGAGTCGCTGTCGCAGGGTGTGCTCGGCATCATGAAGCTGCTGAGCGATTGCCTGATCGAGATCACCGGGATGGACACGATCACCCTGCAGCCTGCGGCTGGAGCGCATGGCGAGTTCACCGGCATCCTGCTGGCTCGTGCGTACCACGAGGCGAAAGGAAATCCGCGCAAGAAGGTGCTCATTCCTGACTCGGCGCACGGCACGAATCCGGCGACCGCTGCGGTGTGCGGCTACCAGGTGGCGAACCTGAAGTCGAACGCTCAAGGGATGGTCGACCTCGCTGAGCTGGAGCGCCTGGTAGACGAAGACACCGCAGCGCTGATGCTGACGAATCCCTCGACCATCGGCGTCTTCGAGAGTGAGATCCACAAGATCGCCGACATCCTGCATGCCAAGGGCGCGCTGCTCTACATGGACGGTGCGAATATGAACGCGCTGGTCGGCAAGACGCGGCCCGGGGACTTCGGTGTGGACGTGATGCACCTGAACCTGCACAAGACCTTCTCGACTCCGCATGGAGGCGGTGGCCCAGGATCCGGTCCGGTTGCCTGCAAGAAGATCCTGGAGCCGTTCCTGCCAACGCCGGTCGTCGCAACCAAGCCCGACGGGACGCTGGCACTCGACTACGATCGGCCGCAGAGCATCGGGCGCGTTAGGGCGTTCTATGGCAACTTTGGAATGTTCGTGCGGGCACTGGCGTACATCCTGGCCAATGGGCCGGATGGCCTGCGGCAGACCACCGAGGATGCCGTGCTGAACGCAAACTATATTCGCGCGAAGCTGGGCGATACCTTCGAACTTCCCTATAAGGCTCCCTCCCTGCACGAGGTCGTCTTCTCCGACAGGCGACAGGCGCGCAACGGCGTGAAGACCGGCGATATGGGCAAGCGCTTGATCGACTACGGCTTCCACGCCTACACGGTCTCCTTCCCACTGGTTGTTCCCGGCGCCATGATGATTGAGCCGACGGAGAGTGAAAGCCGCGAAGAGCTGGATCTGCTGATCGATGCGCTGAAGCAGATTGCGCGTGAAGCCGAAGAGAATCCTGAGATCGTGACGACCTCGCCTCATACGACACGGCTTCGGCGACTGGATGAGACCACGGCAGCTCGCAAGCCAGTACTGAGGTGGAAGCCAAACCCTAATGGGCCGGCAGATTCATCGGCGCTGATGCCGGACTCTGCCGCGAAGGAGTGGTAG
- a CDS encoding DUF2911 domain-containing protein: MLRRSLAAFACTALLATASVAQMPSPPETATASLNGKTVTVKYGAPSMRGRKIMGELVPYGQVWRTGANDATSFVTNGSIKVGSTTVPAGNYTLYTLPSAGQWMLIINKQTGQWGTKYDQSQDLARIPMKSERLSSPQERMSISFEKTQSNSTELHVKWENTDEYVTVTAE, encoded by the coding sequence ATGCTTCGTCGCAGCCTTGCCGCATTCGCCTGTACAGCCCTGCTGGCCACTGCCAGCGTGGCCCAGATGCCCAGCCCCCCGGAGACCGCCACCGCCTCCCTGAACGGCAAGACGGTTACGGTGAAGTACGGCGCTCCTTCCATGCGTGGCCGCAAGATCATGGGTGAGTTGGTCCCTTACGGTCAGGTGTGGCGCACAGGAGCCAATGATGCCACCAGCTTCGTGACCAATGGGAGCATCAAGGTCGGAAGTACGACTGTACCCGCCGGAAACTACACCCTTTACACGCTTCCAAGCGCGGGCCAGTGGATGCTGATCATCAACAAGCAGACCGGCCAGTGGGGAACCAAATACGACCAGTCGCAGGATCTTGCCCGCATTCCCATGAAATCTGAAAGGCTTTCGTCGCCCCAGGAGAGGATGTCGATCTCCTTTGAGAAGACGCAGAGCAACTCGACCGAGCTGCATGTTAAGTGGGAGAACACGGACGAGTACGTCACGGTGACGGCGGAGTAG